The following is a genomic window from Verrucosispora sp. WMMD573.
GGCCGGCTGGTCGTACCCGCCACCGGGTGCCGCGCCGTAACCGCCGCCCGACTGTCCCGCAGGGTAGCCACGGTTCGGATCGCTCTGGCCGTATCCGCCGCCCGGCTCACCTTCGCCGTAGCCCCGGGTCGGGTCGCTCTGGCCGTAGCCACCGGGCTCGCCCTGGCCGTAGCCGCGCGTCGGGTCGCTCTGGCCGTAGCCACCGGCAGGCCCGTTGCGACCGTAGTCGCCCCCGGCCTCGCCCCGCCCGTAACCTCCAGCCTCGCGCTGCCCGTAGCTGCCCGGCTCGGACTGGCCGTAGCCCTGGCCGGCCTCCGGCTGGTACATCCCGGTGGCGTACGGGTCGGCGGGAGCCGGGTAGGCCGTTTCCTCGCCCTGGTAGCGGCCGGTCGGCTCGTCGTACCGCTCGCCGTAGCCGCCGCCTGCCGGCGGATAGTCCGGGCCGGCGTTGCCGGCACCGTAGTCCCGGCTGCCGTAGCCACTGCCGGACGACGGACTGTTGCCGTAGCCGCCGCCGGAGGACGGGGCGTTGCCGTAGCCGCCGCCCGACGAGGGGGCGTTGCCGTAGCCCGCAGCGCCGTAGCCGCCCGGCTCGTCGCCGTAGCCGCCACCACCGGACCAGCCACCGGGCCCGCTCGCGGCGCCGTAGGGCTGCGGCGGTGCGCCGTAGGGGTCCGGCGGAACGTCGTCTACGACCGGCTGGTGCATCATCGTCGGCGCGTTCGCCAACCCGGCACCGCCGACCATTGTGGGGTCCGGCGCGGCACCGACCCGGTTCACCACCCGGGTCTGGTCGTCCGCACCGACGAACGAGCCGCGGGCTGCCGGGACCGCGCCGGCCGGAGCGCCGGCGGGAACGTCACCGTCGGGCTCGACGTCCTCGTTTTCCTTGCGCTTCATCCAGAGCAGCACGATCGTGCCGACACCGACGGCCACGAAGAGACCACCCAGCAGGATGAGCAGCCAGTTGCCGAATCCACCGGAGTCCTCGTTGGAGGCCGGGGCCTGCGCGGCAGCGCTCTCGGCGGGGGTCTCCTCCTCCTCGCCGAGTTCCTCCTCGAACGGGTCCTCGGTCGGCACCACCGACTCGCTGGCCGACGGGCTGGCGCTCGGGCTCTCCGAGGCCGCCGCGATCGGGAGGGTGATCCGCCGACCGGTGATGCTCTGCCCGGCGTTGGCGGTGAAGCTCGCCACGGCGTTCTTGTTCTCGGCGCTCGCGCCGATGTCGATCCGCCCGGGCGCGATCGGGTTGTCGCTGCTGCCGGTGAACCGGAAGTTGCCGTCGCCGTTGGTGGTGGTGTCCCGCTGCTTGCCGGCACTGTCCTTCAGCAGCACGTACGCGCCCGCCACCGCGTCGCCGCCCTGGTCGACGACCTTGCCGGAGATCGACCGCACCGTCTGCGGCGCCTGCGTCGTCGGCGGCGGGTTGGGTCCGCGCACCGTCATGTCGCGCTCGTCGCTGCCCTCGTCGCCCCCGGCCCGAGCCGAGACCCGCACCTTGCCCGACCGCTCCTGGCCGGCCGGCACGTCACCCGCGGCCAAGGTCGCCCTGAACTGCGCTTCCTCGCCGGCCGGGATCAGCCGGGCCGGGATGTTGCAGTCGCCCTGGCAGCCCAGGCCGTTGAAGGTGCTGACGGTGATGCTGAAGGGTGTCGGAGCGTCGTTGTTGTTCTTGACGGTGAACGTCATCGACGTTTGCTGACCCGGCTGAAGGGTACCGTTCGACAGGCCCGTGATCTGGACGTCCGGGTCGTCGGCGAAGGCGGGTGTTGCTGGGATGGCGAGCAGGGCACCGATCATCAGCGCCACGACCACACCGGCCCGCTTGTGCCAGGCTCGTCGGTGTGTTGACACGTCCACCGCCTTCCGGACTGACCTCCCCTGACCGGCGGGTGCCGGGCGGGGGAACATCACGGTACGAATACGCCGTCGGCAACTATGCCTTGTCGGGCCGGATCGGCGCGACCCAGGGCCAGCGTGACGGTCGGCGCGATCACGCCGTATCGTCCCGTCGTGTCCTCTCCGTACATTAAGTCCGCCTCGGTAGCGGCGGCGTTGTCGGCGCTCGATGAGGGGCGTGTACCCGAACGACCGGTGCTCCGCGAGGCGGTCAGGGCCCTGTTGACCCTCCTCGCGGACCGCGCCCCCGGCCGATCGGTGGAGGTGCGAGTCCCACCTTACGGTGCAGTTCAGTGCGTTCCAGGGCCGCGACACACCCGCGGTACTCCCCCGAACACGGTGGAGATGGATCCGGAAACCTGGCTCGGGTTGGCCACGGGGCGACTGGAATGGGTGCGGGCGGTTACGGAGGGTCGCGTGAAGGCGAGCGGGGCTCGCGCGGACCTCTCCGCCTATTTGCCGCTCGAACTGGGCTGACGGCTGGTACTGGATGACGCATAGCGGCGACAGTGTGACTGTATGTGGCGACATGGATTCGCGTACACTGTCAGGCGACGACAGTGTGGTCCCGGCCGAGAGGTGCGGAGCAACCCCCGTGGTTCCGCCAGGCCAGTCCAGACAGCAAAAGGGAGCGGCAGGTGCCCCGAGGCGACGGCCGGCTGAGCCACGACCTTGATCCCCAGCGACCCGGCCCCCAGGACGCGTGTGGTGTCTTCGGCGTCTGGGCCCCGGGGGAGGAGGTCGCCAACCTGACCTACTTCGGGCTGTACGCGTTGCAGCACCGAGGTCAGGAGGCGGCCGGCATAGCGGTCAGCGACGGCTCCGGCGTGGTGGTCTACAAGGATCTCGGCCTGGTGGCCCAGGTCTTCGACGAGCCGACGCTGGCCAGCCTGCGCGGTCATGTCGCGATCGGGCACGCGCGTTACTCCACCACCGGCGCGTCGACCTGGGAGAACGCCCAGCCGACCATCCGCGCGACCAGTTCGGGCACCACCATCGCGCTGGCGCACAACGGCAACCTGGTCAACACGGCCGAGTTGCAGCGTGAGGTGGCCGAGCGTGGTCTGGGCGCCGACGGTTCGACGAACGACACCTCTCTGGTCACCATGCTGCTGGCCAGCCGGCCTGATCTGTCCGTCGAGGCCGCCGCGCTGGAGGTTCTGCCGCAGCTGCGGGGCGCGTTCAGCTTCGTCTTCATGGACGAGTCGACCCTCTACGCCGCGCGCGACCCGCACGGTGTGCGTCCGCTGGTGCTGGGCCGACTGGATCGCGGCTGGGTGGTGGCCAGCGAGACCGCCGCGCTGGACATCGTCGGTGCCAGCGTGGTCCGCGAGGTCGAACCGGGCGAGCTGATCGCGATCGACGCGGAGGGGCTGCGGTCCACCAGGTTCGCTGCTCCCGAGCCCAAGGGTTGCCTCTTCGAGTACGTCTACATCGCCCGGCCGGACGCCACCATCGCCGGTCGCAACGTGCACGCCGCCCGGGTGCAGATCGGGCGGCAACTGGCCAAGGAGCACCCGGTCGACGCCGACCTGGTGATCCCGGTACCCGAGTCGGGCACCCCGGCGGCGATCGGGTACGCCGAGCAGTCCGGCATCACCTACGGTGCCGGCCTGGTGAAGAACCCGTACGTCGGACGTACCTTCATCCAGCCGTCGCAGACGCTGCGTCAGCTCGGCATCCGGCTCAAGCTCAACCCGCTGCGGGAGAACGTGCGGGGCAAGCGCCTGGTCGTGGTCGACGATTCCATCGTCCGCGGCAACACCCAGCGCGCGATCGTGCGGATGCTGCGCGAGGCCGGTGCGGTGGAGGTGCACGTACGCATCTCCTCGCCGCCGGTCTCCTGGCCGTGCTTCTACGGCATCGACTTCGCCACCCGCGCCGAACTGCTCGCCAACGGCCTCGACAACGACGGCATCCGGCGCTCGATCGGCGCGGACACGCTGGGTTACGTGTCGTTGTCCGGCCTGATCGCCGCGACCGAGCAGCCGAAGACCCGGCTCTGCCGGGCCTGCTTCGACGGCGAGTACCCGATCGAACTGCCGGTCGGCAACCTGATCGGCAAGCACGTGCTCGAAGGGATCGGCCGCCGGGTCGCCCACCACACGGCCGACGAGATCGGATCCGCCGAGCAACTCGTCCCGCCACTCGACAGCAGCTTCGGCGAACTCAAACCGTCGGCGACCACAAACCGCCCGTAGCACCGCCCGGCTGGCGTGCCGGTCACCGTCGACGCGACAGCCGAGAACCACAAAGGGGAGAACCGTGACGCACGTGTCCGAGCGCAGCGGCGCAGGAAGCAGCCCGAGCGGCGCTGGCGGGGACCGTCAGCCCTGGACGGCCGGTTCCGGCCGCCCGGCGCGCAAACGCGCGGTCTCGTACGCGGACGCTGGCGTGTCCATCGAGGCGGGTGACCGTGCCGTGGAACTGCTCAAGTCGAAGGTGAAGCAGACCCGCCGGCCAGAGGTGATGGGTGACCTCGGCGGCTTCGCCGGCCTGTTCCGGCTGGACACCACGAAGTACAAGCACCCGATCCTGGCCTCCTCCACCGACGGCGTCGGCACCAAGCTGGTGATCGCCCAGCAGATGGACATCCACGACACGGTCGGCATCGACCTGGTCGCGATGGTCGTCGACGATCTGGTCGCCTGCGGCGCGGAGCCGCTGTTCCTGCTGGACTACATCGCCACCGGCGAGGTGGTACCGGACAAGGTCGCCGAGATCGGCGCCGGCATCGCCGACGGCTGCCGGTACGCGGGTTGCGCGCTGCTGGGCGGCGAGACCGCCGAGCACCCGGGCGTGCTGCGCCCCGACGAGTACGACATCTCCGCCACCGGTGTCGGCGTGGTGGAGGAGAGCGAGATCCTCAGCTCCGAGCGGGTCGAGGTGGGCGACGTGGTGATCGCGATGCGGTCGTCCGGCCTGCACTCGAACGGTTACTCCCTGGTCCGGCACGTGCTGCTGGGCGCCGGCCGGATGCGCTTGGACGTGGTGATCGACGACTTCGGTCGCCAGCGCACCCTCGGTGAGGAGTTGCTCACCCCGACCAAGATCTACGCGCAGGACTGCCTCAAGCTGATCGCGGAGGCCGAGGTGCGGGCCCTGGCCCACGTCACCGGCGGCGGCATCCCCGGCAACCTGGTGCGGATCCTGCCGGAGCACGTGGACGCCGTGGTCAACCGGTCGACGTGGAAGCCGCAGCCGGTCTTCGACCTGGTCCAGTCCAAGGGCCGGATCGAGGACCCGGAGATGGAGGCGACCTTCAACATGGGCGTCGGCATGTTCGCCATCGTGTCGGCGGAGGACGCCGACCGGGCGTTGGCCACGCTCACCGGGCGGGGCGTCGACGCCTGGCAGGTCGGCGAGATCATCGAGGGCACCGGCGAGGTGCGGATGGTCGGGCAGCACACCCGAGGATGATCACTTTGCGCTGATCGTCCGACCACCTGATCAGGGCTTCACCCGAGTGGCCGTCGCGGCCTAGCCTGAAGGGCACCCTCGAGAGCTGCGGGGCGCGCCCTTGCCTGGTCGTGCCCGGCAGCCCAAGACCGCTACGGAGGAGGGCGATGGCTGCGCGGGGACGGTCATTGAGCGGGATGCGGGGCCTGGCCACCGTCCCGTCGTACGTCGTGATGCAGCCAACCACCCTGTGCAATCTCGACTGCGCGTACTGCTATCTGCCGTTTCGGGCGGCGGACCGGCAGATGCCGGTCGCGGTGGCCGAGGCGGTGGCCGCCTCGGTGAACCGGTGGGCGTCCACCGACCGGTTCTCCGTGGTCTGGCACGGTGGGGAGCCGCTGGCCACCGGCCGGGAGCGGCTGGCGGCGCTGATGGCGCCGTTCGGGCCCGAGGTGGAGCACCACGTCCAGACGAACGCCACTCTGATCGACGATGCCTGGTGCGAGTTCTTCGCCCGGCACCGGATGCGGGTGAGCGTGAGCGTGGACGGGCCGCCGGAACGCAACGGTGAGCGGGTCACCCGGGCCGGTCGACCGGCGTACGACCGGATCGTCCGTGGGGTGGCCACGTTGCGTAGACACGGGCTGCCGTTCTCGGCGCTCGCGGTGGTCAACGACCCGTCTCCCGGGCGGGCCACCGAGCTGTACGAGTACTTTCTCGACCTCGGTTGCGAGGTGCTCGGCGTCAACATCGAGGAGACCGAGGGCGTCAACACCCGGGTCAACGCCCACGACGCTCCGGCCGTGACCGGGTTCTGGGCCGAGTTGGTCGCGGCCTGGCGGCGGGATCCCCGGATCCACCTGCGGGAGGTGGAGTGGTCGTTGCGGTACGCCGCGGCGGTGCTGGACGGCACGGCGGACGACCTGCTGCCCAGCCGGCTCGACCCGATACCGACCGTGGCGTACGACGGGTCGGTCGTGGTGCTCTCACCCGAGCTGGCCGGCTTCACCGATGCCCGCTACGGCGACTTCTCCAGCGGAAGCGTGCTCGCCACCCCGTTGCACACCATCCTGGCCGGCGCGGGGCGCACCCCCTGGGTCGGCGAGTTCATCGACGGTGTGGAGGCATGTCGCGCCTCCTGCCCGTACTTCGGTTTCTGTGGCGGAGGCCACGCGGCCAACCGCTACTTCGAGCTGGGGCGTTTTGACGGTACGGAGACCGAGCACTGCCGCAACAGCAAGATCCGCCTACTGGAGGGAGTGTTGGAGCATGCCCGAGACCACCAGTCACCGGGAGCCTGAGACCGTGACGGGAGACGAGCCCGACCGGGTCGCCGACCGGGTGCGGGAGGCCGCTGTCGGACTCAACGCCCTGCTTCACGAGGCCGAGGTCGCGCGTCAACTACGGGCGGAGGTGGCGGGTGGCGACGGGGCCAGCGCGGTCTGCGCCTGGAACCACTTCGAGAACATCCCGACGTTCTACAACTGGAACAATCGTCCCCGCTGATCGATCGGTGCCGAGGGCCCGCCACGCCGCCGGAGCATCGTCCGGCCGTGGTGGGCCCTCGACTCGTCGGGTGCTGCACGCCGCTGCGTAGCGGGCACATGCGTGAGCACGCGGGGAGTCACCGCGTGCTCAGATGTGACCGGGGGTCAGCGGGTCGGACGGACCCAGTTGTCCGGGTCGTCGTCGGAGTGGTCCTCGTCGTCGTCGACGTACTCTTTGTAGTCGTCGTCGAAGTTGCGGTCCGACTTGCCGCTGCCGCCGAGTTCTCGCTGCAAGGCGGCGAGGTCGGTGTTCGGGGAGTGGTACTTCAGCTCCCGGGCCACCTTTGTCTGCTTGGCCTTAGCACGGCCGCGCCCCATGGCTCGACCCCCTCGCACAGAATGCGGGGCAGCCCGAAGGCGGGCCCCGATGACGTCAGGCATCTCTCGTGGCTCTTACGGTACATGGGGATGCCACCGTTCGGCACCTCGGGTTACCCACGACCACGACCGCGCGTTGCGGTTGTCAGGACGTCACCCATTGTACCCGGTAAGGAGCAGTGCCGAGATCGGTCGTGACACAGGGCAAATCACCGCGAACGCGTCGTAAATTCAGCTTAGCGGGACCAGTGTCATCATTTCGCCCGGGCTGCGGCGTGTCGTCTCGCGTCCACCGCCCGGTCCGCTGCTCCGCTCGGTCGGAGCGGGCCGTCGAGGGGCGGACACCGGCCCGCCCCCGACGGTGCGTCGTCAGCGGAGGTAGATGGTGCGCAGCCGCCCGATCTCGGCCATCCGCCGTTCGGCCAGCCGGTCCGCCGCCACTGCCGGCGGTACGCCGTCGGTGTCGGCGAGACGGAGGATCTCCCGCGTGGTGTCGTAGATCCTGGTGGCGCGCAGCTTGGCCCGCTCGAAGTCGAAGCCCTCGATCTCGTCCGCGACCTGGATCACACCGCCGGCGTTCACCACGTAATCGGGCGCGTAGAGGATGCCCCGGTCGGCGAGCAGCTTCTCCACTCCGGAGTGGGCGAGCTGGTTGTTGGCCGCCCCGGCGACCACCTTGGCCCGCAGCGCCGCCACCGTGTCGTCGTCGAGGGCGCCGCCGAGGGCGCACGGGGCGTACACGTCGATGTCGGCGCTGACCAGCGCGGAGGCGTCGTCGACGAGGTGGACCTGTGGGTGTGTGGTGCGCGCCCAGTCCAGCGCCCGCGCGCTGACGTCGGTGGCGACCACCTCGGCACCGTCCTCCAACAGGTGGCCGACGAGGTACTTGCCGACCTTGCCCAGCCCGGCGACACCGACCCGCCGACCGTTGAGCGTCGGTACACCCCAGAGGTGCTCGGCCGCCGCCCGCATGCCCTGGAACACGCCCCAGGCGGTGAGGATCGAGGAGTCGCCCGCCCCGCCGTGCTCGACGCTGCGGCCGGTGACGTACCGGGTCTCCCGGGCGATCACGTCCATGTCCGGCACGTAGGTGCCGACGTCGCAGGCGGTGTAGTACCGGCCACCCAGGGACTCCACGAAGCGGCCGTAGGCGCGCAGCAGCGCCTCGCTCTTGATCTGCTCCGGGTCGCCCCAGATGACCGCCTTGCCGCCGCCCAGGTCCAGACCGGCGAGGGCGTTCTTGTACGCCATGCCGCGAGAGAGGTCGAGCACGTCGGCGAGGGCGGCCTCCTCGCTGTCGTACGGGTAGAACCGGGTGCCGCCGAGCGCGGGACCCAGCGCGGTGGAGTAGATGCCGATGATCGCCTTCAGGCCGGTCTGCTTGTCCTGGCAGAACACGACCTGCTCGTGGCCCGTGGACTCCGGGTCGTCCGTGGTGGCGAATACGCCCATGACTGGCTCCTGTGTCGGCGGGCGCCCTTGTGAGGCGCGGACCTGGTCAACGTCGGCGGGGATGCTGCCGGTGCTGCGAGCCTAGTATCGGCGCGCGTCTCGCCGCTCTCCCCGGTGGCCGCCGTCCCGTCCTACGGGCGGTCCGTCCCGGCCGCGTCGTCGAGGTGAGGGGTGGCGTCGGGCTTTGGCCCGGTTGCTCCTGCGCCGCGCCGGGTCGCCCGATGACGCCGAGCAACGCTCGGCTTGCCGTTCGTGGGAGGATCGCGCCGTGCCGTCGCTCTTCGCTTCATACCTGCGCGTGTACGAGCCGCTGACCGCCTTCGACCGGGATCGCCAGTCCTACTGGCGACGCTACGTCGAGCAGGGACGGGCCGTGGCGCCGGTGGAGGGGCCCGTCCGGCAGCGGACCTCGGTGATCGAGGCACTCGGTGCCGGTTGGACGCGGCTGCCGGATCTGCCGGACGAGGCGTACGTGCTGGAGACCGACGAGACCCTGCTGGTGTGCCCGTGGAACCTGCGTATCCGGGTGGCTGAGGCGGCGTTGAGCGCGCGGGACGGCGTACCGCCCGTGCTGGCCGACGCCTTCGTGCCGCCGGTGCTGGCCGGGCAGGCCAAGGCCGTGGTGGAGGACTGGCGTAGCGGTGCCCGGGTGTTGGAGCACGGCGTCCCCCGGGTGCACGAGCAGATCGCGACCTGGGGCGTACCACTGCGCTGGTTCGTGCTCTTCGACGCGCAGGAGCGTAACCACGTCACCGTGCCGGACCGGCGCTCGCTGCGCTTCCGGACGGAGATCTCCAAGGCCCGCCGCCGCTCGTCGCGGGCGCTGGCGGTGCTCCGCAAGTCGGTCGGCGACGCGCCGATCACCGAGGCGGTGGAGGAGGCGGCCCGCTGGCTGGAGGAGTTCCACCCAGGTTCGGTGGTGGAACTCGACTACGGCGGGCTGGTCGAGTTGCTGTCCGACGAGACGCTGGCCGAGGACGACTCGCCGGAACTGG
Proteins encoded in this region:
- the purM gene encoding phosphoribosylformylglycinamidine cyclo-ligase, with translation MTHVSERSGAGSSPSGAGGDRQPWTAGSGRPARKRAVSYADAGVSIEAGDRAVELLKSKVKQTRRPEVMGDLGGFAGLFRLDTTKYKHPILASSTDGVGTKLVIAQQMDIHDTVGIDLVAMVVDDLVACGAEPLFLLDYIATGEVVPDKVAEIGAGIADGCRYAGCALLGGETAEHPGVLRPDEYDISATGVGVVEESEILSSERVEVGDVVIAMRSSGLHSNGYSLVRHVLLGAGRMRLDVVIDDFGRQRTLGEELLTPTKIYAQDCLKLIAEAEVRALAHVTGGGIPGNLVRILPEHVDAVVNRSTWKPQPVFDLVQSKGRIEDPEMEATFNMGVGMFAIVSAEDADRALATLTGRGVDAWQVGEIIEGTGEVRMVGQHTRG
- a CDS encoding DUF3073 domain-containing protein, with product MGRGRAKAKQTKVARELKYHSPNTDLAALQRELGGSGKSDRNFDDDYKEYVDDDEDHSDDDPDNWVRPTR
- a CDS encoding sterol carrier family protein, with the translated sequence MSSPYIKSASVAAALSALDEGRVPERPVLREAVRALLTLLADRAPGRSVEVRVPPYGAVQCVPGPRHTRGTPPNTVEMDPETWLGLATGRLEWVRAVTEGRVKASGARADLSAYLPLELG
- the amcA gene encoding multiple cyclophane-containing RiPP AmcA; this encodes MPETTSHREPETVTGDEPDRVADRVREAAVGLNALLHEAEVARQLRAEVAGGDGASAVCAWNHFENIPTFYNWNNRPR
- a CDS encoding carboxypeptidase regulatory-like domain-containing protein, which codes for MSTHRRAWHKRAGVVVALMIGALLAIPATPAFADDPDVQITGLSNGTLQPGQQTSMTFTVKNNNDAPTPFSITVSTFNGLGCQGDCNIPARLIPAGEEAQFRATLAAGDVPAGQERSGKVRVSARAGGDEGSDERDMTVRGPNPPPTTQAPQTVRSISGKVVDQGGDAVAGAYVLLKDSAGKQRDTTTNGDGNFRFTGSSDNPIAPGRIDIGASAENKNAVASFTANAGQSITGRRITLPIAAASESPSASPSASESVVPTEDPFEEELGEEEETPAESAAAQAPASNEDSGGFGNWLLILLGGLFVAVGVGTIVLLWMKRKENEDVEPDGDVPAGAPAGAVPAARGSFVGADDQTRVVNRVGAAPDPTMVGGAGLANAPTMMHQPVVDDVPPDPYGAPPQPYGAASGPGGWSGGGGYGDEPGGYGAAGYGNAPSSGGGYGNAPSSGGGYGNSPSSGSGYGSRDYGAGNAGPDYPPAGGGYGERYDEPTGRYQGEETAYPAPADPYATGMYQPEAGQGYGQSEPGSYGQREAGGYGRGEAGGDYGRNGPAGGYGQSDPTRGYGQGEPGGYGQSDPTRGYGEGEPGGGYGQSDPNRGYPAGQSGGGYGAAPGGGYDQPAGGYGQDAGHQRGGYDNTSYDSGYEQGGYGGGPAGGGYGQDSPPRGGYDQGGYGGGPAGGGYGQEPPRQRGGYDSGYDQGGYDQGGGYGDPAQAGRGRPDGAPQDRGGRRLDWLDD
- the amcB gene encoding cyclophane-forming radical SAM peptide maturase AmcB; translation: MRGLATVPSYVVMQPTTLCNLDCAYCYLPFRAADRQMPVAVAEAVAASVNRWASTDRFSVVWHGGEPLATGRERLAALMAPFGPEVEHHVQTNATLIDDAWCEFFARHRMRVSVSVDGPPERNGERVTRAGRPAYDRIVRGVATLRRHGLPFSALAVVNDPSPGRATELYEYFLDLGCEVLGVNIEETEGVNTRVNAHDAPAVTGFWAELVAAWRRDPRIHLREVEWSLRYAAAVLDGTADDLLPSRLDPIPTVAYDGSVVVLSPELAGFTDARYGDFSSGSVLATPLHTILAGAGRTPWVGEFIDGVEACRASCPYFGFCGGGHAANRYFELGRFDGTETEHCRNSKIRLLEGVLEHARDHQSPGA
- the purF gene encoding amidophosphoribosyltransferase; this encodes MPRGDGRLSHDLDPQRPGPQDACGVFGVWAPGEEVANLTYFGLYALQHRGQEAAGIAVSDGSGVVVYKDLGLVAQVFDEPTLASLRGHVAIGHARYSTTGASTWENAQPTIRATSSGTTIALAHNGNLVNTAELQREVAERGLGADGSTNDTSLVTMLLASRPDLSVEAAALEVLPQLRGAFSFVFMDESTLYAARDPHGVRPLVLGRLDRGWVVASETAALDIVGASVVREVEPGELIAIDAEGLRSTRFAAPEPKGCLFEYVYIARPDATIAGRNVHAARVQIGRQLAKEHPVDADLVIPVPESGTPAAIGYAEQSGITYGAGLVKNPYVGRTFIQPSQTLRQLGIRLKLNPLRENVRGKRLVVVDDSIVRGNTQRAIVRMLREAGAVEVHVRISSPPVSWPCFYGIDFATRAELLANGLDNDGIRRSIGADTLGYVSLSGLIAATEQPKTRLCRACFDGEYPIELPVGNLIGKHVLEGIGRRVAHHTADEIGSAEQLVPPLDSSFGELKPSATTNRP
- a CDS encoding Glu/Leu/Phe/Val dehydrogenase — encoded protein: MGVFATTDDPESTGHEQVVFCQDKQTGLKAIIGIYSTALGPALGGTRFYPYDSEEAALADVLDLSRGMAYKNALAGLDLGGGKAVIWGDPEQIKSEALLRAYGRFVESLGGRYYTACDVGTYVPDMDVIARETRYVTGRSVEHGGAGDSSILTAWGVFQGMRAAAEHLWGVPTLNGRRVGVAGLGKVGKYLVGHLLEDGAEVVATDVSARALDWARTTHPQVHLVDDASALVSADIDVYAPCALGGALDDDTVAALRAKVVAGAANNQLAHSGVEKLLADRGILYAPDYVVNAGGVIQVADEIEGFDFERAKLRATRIYDTTREILRLADTDGVPPAVAADRLAERRMAEIGRLRTIYLR